The Myroides fluvii region AATCCAACAACAATCCTATTACAGACAATCAGAGTATTGTAAGCTTTATCAAACAAAAGGCTTTCGGACAAACAACAGAGGCTTTTCCGATTGGCGCATTAACGATGAAAAGCGAAGGAACGGATTTGGCAGAATTATACGATATGAAGAATGCCGGTGCTGTGGCATTTGGCGATTATAAAAAAGCGATTGACAATGCAAATGTCTTAAAAATTGCACTACAATATGTACAGGATTTTGACGGATTAGTTCTTGCTTTTTCACAAGATAAGAGCGTGAAAGGAAAAGGAGTCGTACACGAAGGTATTACAAGTACAACACTGGGGCTAAAAGGTATTCCTCCTTTAGCTGAGGAATTACAAGTGGCGCGTAATTTGTTCTTGTTGGAATACACGGGAGGTAAACTACACATTCCCACTATTTCAACAGCAAAATCAGTAGAACTTATCCGCGAAGCAAAAGCCAAAGGATTACACGTAACTTGTAGCGTGGCTGTTCATCAGCTGATATTCACTGACGCTAAATTAACCGAATTCGACAGCCGTCACAAAGTATCTCCTCCCTTAAGAGATGAAGAAACTAGACAGGCACTATTGGCGGGTATACTTGACAATACCATTGACTGTATTACCACAGATCACACGCCTTTGGACATTGAGCACAAAAAGTTAGAATTTGACCTTGCTACGTCGGGAACCATTGGTTTAGAATCAGCCTTTGGCGCCTTAAATACAGTTTTACCAATTGAGGTAATTGTGGACAAACTAACGGCAGGGCGTGCAATTTTTGGTATTGAAACTACGCGTATTGCTGTAGGAGAAATCGCTAATTTGAGTTTATTCTCTACGCAAGGAACCTGGACTTTCAACAAGGAAAATATCCTTTCTAAATCGAAGAATTCTGCCTTTTTGGGCACACCTATGCAAGGAAAAGTATATGGGGTAATTCGCCAAGACAAACAAACATTTATTTTTTAGTTCAACTAAAAAACAATTTATATTATTGAAGTATTATGATTAAAACGTTTACGGCTAAAGAAATTGAAAGCGGAAAAAACATGGCCATTGCCTCCCATCTTACCATTTTGGGATGTATGATTGTCATCTTTATGAATATTGAACCGAAGAACAAATACACCGGATTCTACATCAAACAAACCTTTGGTTTACATTTGATGTTTTACGTATTCGGGTATTTTGTATCGAATGTAGACTCTCTATTTGCAACAATTCCGTTTTATGTTTGTTTTGTTGTGTTGTGGTTCTACAGCCTCTTGGGTTCTATTCAAGGAGAAGTACGCGTACTACCTGCTCTAGGTGGTTATTTTCAAAAATGGTTTGACAAATTATCTGTATAACGATGGAAACAGCATTATCAATCAAGTACTTGATTCAAGAGCCAAAAGTAAAAAAGGATAAAAATCCTTTAATTCTCTTACTTCATGGATATGGTAGTAACGAAGAAGATTTATTTTCATTTGCCAGTGAACTTCCAGAAGATTATTACATTGTGTCCGTGCAAGCGCCCTACCCTGTTCCACCGTATGGTTATGCTTGGTATGCGATTCACTTTGACGCGGATGCGAATAAATTTTCTGATGACCAACAAGCCATCGAATCTCGCGATTTAATCGTAAAATTCATTGACGAACTAATTCAAACGTATCCTATTGATGCAGCCCATATCAACTTGGTTGGATTTAGTCAAGGGGCTATTTTGAGTTATGCCATTGCCTTATCTTATCCTGAGAAAATCAATAAAGCTGTTGCTTTAAGTGGTTATTTCAACGCCAATATTATTAAGGCAGGGTTTGAACAAAACGATTTTAGCCAATTGCAATTTTTCGCTTCTCACGGTACGGTAGATCAGGTAATCCCCGTGGATTGGGCTAGAAAAACATCCCCTATTTTAGACGCACTACAAATCAAACACCAATACAAAGAATATCCTGTCGGACATGGGGTTCATCCGTTGAACTTTATGGATTTTAAAAATTTCCTACTTGGTTAGTCGTTTGTCGAACATATTCATAAAAAAGCCCATTCTGCTGTAGAATGGGCTTTTTTGTGTTTTCGCTTTTTGTTTTTTTGTACAAATTATCAGTGAATTCTCCCCCTCTCACCTTCTCACCCATCTAAACAAAAATCAACCAACAAAAAAACCATTCCTATAAAGGAATGGTCTTTTTATTTTGAGCATTTACTGATCACTGTTAACAGCTAACTGTTAACCATTTAATAATTCAACTGTACCCAGCCCGTTTTCTGTTTACCGTGAGAGATAATAACGTAATAATAAGTACCACTTGGTAATTGATTTCCGCTCTTATCTTTTCCTACAAATTCATTTTTATAGCCTAAACCATGAGAATAGACTTCCATTCCATTTCGGTTAAAAATTTGAATTTTGGCTACTCCGTGTTCTGTTAAATCAAAGCGATCATTGATTCCATCTCCATTCGGAGAGAATCCCTTCGGAATAGGGCAATCTTCAAAATCAACAGTAAAACTACTTTCATCATAACAGAATACTTCTTTATTGCCATTTCTTGTTACAATATAAATTGTCATAGGAACGATGACTTCATAATCTTTAAAGAGTTCAATTCCTCCTTCATTAGGTTCTGTATAGTATTTGCAATCATTAGGCAATTCTGGCAATGTGAATGTTTCACAAGCCAATACTTCATTGTCAAATACAGGAGCAATGACTTCTGGCAAAATTTCAATTTTGAAATTTGATTCGCCATAACATTGCTTTTCATCTTCGTGGTACACATAAAGTGTATTTTTCCCTACCACATTATAGACATCCCCCGCATTGTATCGCGTTCCTGCACCATAAGGTTCTGTAAAATAAGCTTCTCCTTCTGCTAAGGCAGGTAAAGCTATTTCCTTACACACAAAAATATCTTTGATTTTTGTTGCCCCTAGTTGACGGTTAATTCCCAAGCGGAAACTTACTATTTTATCACATTTGGTAATCTTATTGGTTACCTTCATGAAGATAGTTTCTGCTAAAGGATCTAATGTAGTATACATAGCCTCTATTTTATTCACTTCATTTTCAGCATCTGCCTGAGATTTGTAATACTCAATTGTCACATCCTCTACCGCAAAATCCTTGACGATGTTCGCAATATTCTCATCCAAGTTGTAATTATACGTACTACCTGGTTTTTTTGCACAATCATAAAGCGTTTTAGGCGCGTTGAGAATCATCGGTTCTTTTAAGAAGTTAAAACTCTTTTCGATGACCATCTCTTCTCCATTACAGTGTTCATACTTAATTCGACCCGTATACGTTGTCGATTCAGTAATCGTTACCGTGATATCTGTATCTGTAGTAAGTACTTGTCCGTCTTTCAACCATTCAAAACTCGCGATTGACTCGCCATTTGGCGTAAAACGCCACGCTTCATTTTGTGCTGTCCAATCACCTGTGTTACGATCTGCTGGAAAGTGAGCTAAAGTACCATCTGCGTTTTGCATCCCTAATAAACCATTACCCTCATTCCAATCCTCACAAGGTTTTCTATTTTTTACATAGATTTCTACAATATTGGTTCCTTCATATAGAACAATCTGAGATGTTTGTGTACTTCCTTCAATATCGTTTTCATCATATGCACAACTAAACATTCCCATTTGATATACATTAAATACTAAAGCACGACATGGATATGAACCTAGAATCTGGTAATTTACGGAATAACTATCTGGTGAGTCTGAAGGATCTGTATCTTGTAAAACACCAAATATTGCATTAGCAAAAGGAGGGTCTCCAAAATCTCCTATAAAAGGAATAGGGTTATTATAGTCCCATCCACATGGATCATTTGGTTCATATAACCCCCCAGGTACTACTCCATCAATGCTAAATGTAATTGCCCCGTTGGTAGAAATGAGCACTTTGTTATAACTGTTGCCATAAAAACAGAAGTCAAACCCTAGATCAATGATATCCGACCATTCATCATCTTCCGTTAAATTTACAGCATCTCCTCCAAAGAAAGGGAATGGTGGTGCATAGTCAATCGCTTCAACTGCATACGTATCCGTTGATTTTATATCGTAATAATTTGCTTTTAAATCTAATGTATACGGATCATCTGAGCATATAATATACTCTCCATCCATTGAGATATCCAATTCAATATCATCTAAGGTAATCCCTGCACATCCAGGAGGGTGAAAGATTGAATAATCTTTTGGTCCTGTCCACCACCCTTTTTCTGTATCCGAGCAAATTGGGCGTACAAA contains the following coding sequences:
- a CDS encoding alpha/beta hydrolase, whose translation is METALSIKYLIQEPKVKKDKNPLILLLHGYGSNEEDLFSFASELPEDYYIVSVQAPYPVPPYGYAWYAIHFDADANKFSDDQQAIESRDLIVKFIDELIQTYPIDAAHINLVGFSQGAILSYAIALSYPEKINKAVALSGYFNANIIKAGFEQNDFSQLQFFASHGTVDQVIPVDWARKTSPILDALQIKHQYKEYPVGHGVHPLNFMDFKNFLLG
- a CDS encoding dihydroorotase, with amino-acid sequence MNIILKSAKIIDSTSPFHNQVVDIHVKNGKIEKIAASITDAEANVIQLEDLSVSPGWFDTSVSFGEPGYEERETLVHGLEVAAKSGFTQVAIQSNNNPITDNQSIVSFIKQKAFGQTTEAFPIGALTMKSEGTDLAELYDMKNAGAVAFGDYKKAIDNANVLKIALQYVQDFDGLVLAFSQDKSVKGKGVVHEGITSTTLGLKGIPPLAEELQVARNLFLLEYTGGKLHIPTISTAKSVELIREAKAKGLHVTCSVAVHQLIFTDAKLTEFDSRHKVSPPLRDEETRQALLAGILDNTIDCITTDHTPLDIEHKKLEFDLATSGTIGLESAFGALNTVLPIEVIVDKLTAGRAIFGIETTRIAVGEIANLSLFSTQGTWTFNKENILSKSKNSAFLGTPMQGKVYGVIRQDKQTFIF